The following are encoded in a window of Podospora pseudoanserina strain CBS 124.78 chromosome 6, whole genome shotgun sequence genomic DNA:
- a CDS encoding hypothetical protein (EggNog:ENOG503PYE9), translating to MYLVTLILAALTLLAHQTLAQKPTRTLPTLPTWPTPTPDPGGPLPASCTYRPTATWYKTSGCAVTCATSIRCNADFPVIVPCGCTRASAAPTTTSICPTASDCQQCTTSWGIYVTTQSNCASNARVTGRAEANDTHRWKEEGMARYARPLRA from the exons ATGTATCTCGTAACCCTCATCCTAGCAGCCCTTACCCTTCTAGC CCACCAAACCCTCGCCCAAAAACCAACAAGAActctccccaccctcccaacctggccaacacccaccccagACCCAGGAGGACCTCTTCCGGCATCATGCACCTACCGCCCGACAGCAACCTGGTATAAGACATCAGGCTGTGCGGTGACCTGCGCCACTAGCATCCGTTGCAATGCCGATT TCCCGGTAATCGTCCCCTGCGGGTGCACAAGAGCCTCAGCGGCACCAACGACAACGTCCATCTGCCCCACAGCCTCCGACTGCCAGCAATGTACCACCAGCTGGGGGATCTATGTCACCACGCAGTCGAATTGTGCCTCGAATGCTAGGGTGACTGGCAGAGCTGAGGCAAATGACACGCACCGCTGGAAAGAAGAGGGGATGGCCAGATATGCAAGGCCTTTGCGGGCTTGA
- the HHF1_4 gene encoding Histone H4 (EggNog:ENOG503P3ZX; COG:B), producing the protein MTGRGKGGKGLGKGGAKRHRKILRDNIQGITKPAIRRLARRGGVKRISAMIYEETRGVLKSFLEGVIRDAVTYTEHAKRKTVTSLDVVYALKRQGRTLYGFGG; encoded by the exons ATGACTGGAC GCGGCAAAGGCGGCAAGGGCCTCGGAAAGGGCGGTGCCAAGCGCCACAGAAAGATTCTTCGCGACAACATCCAGGGCATCACCAAGCCCGCCATCCGCCGTCTCGCCCGTCGTGGCGGTGTGAAGCGTATCTCGGCCATGATCTACGAGGAGACCCGCGGCGTCCTCAAGTCCTTCCTCGAGGGCGTCATCCGTGACGCCGTCACCTACACCGAGCACGCCAAGCGCAAGACCGTCACATCCCTCGACGTTGTCTACGCCCTCAAGAGACAAGGCCGCACCCTCTACGGTTTCGGTGGTTAA
- the prp3 gene encoding U4/U5/U6 small nuclear ribonucleoprotein prp3 (BUSCO:EOG092621ZV; COG:A; EggNog:ENOG503NW0X): MDRNQQMGGGLGPRHDPSSRIQKTESAADRLAALKARVANAVGSSKAKGGLGLNTPLHPALADLGAPIKPADSSRSAHGQRPVPDSSKNSKPKPFGMPGSSNDGPRPNPYLEPSHGPTGKARESRQLIFNQKGKYIAQAQALRRQAQLEEMKKRIADQARKAGLDEDRDVEKAFVVEAPPDLEWWDEGLIDGKDYSGFPDSLKIDTPDSIITLYIQHPVAIEPPQEKLAHEPKPMYLTPKEQAKLRRNRRMADLKEKQTLMKLGLMEAPPPKVKQKNLMRVLGDEAVRDPTAVEARVRKEIAARLDKHLEANEERKLTKEQRHEKLAANQAKDAAKGIHILVFKINSLANGQHRYKISLNAQQNGLNGVCIMHPKFNLVIVEGGEHSINNYKKLMTRRIDWTEALPSRERNVQVGAYNTATQATVREWLKPEDEKGQLKDLSGNKCVLLFEGETKAQAFKKWGSKVFETDQEAREFLARVKMDSFWTQAKNTPS, encoded by the coding sequence ATGGACCGCAATCAGCAAATGGGCGGCGGACTTGGTCCCCGTCATGACCCGTCCTCCAGAATCCAGAAAACCGAGTCAGCAGCCGATCGACTTGCCGCCCTGAAGGCACGCGTTGCGAATGCCGTCGGGAGTTCCAAAGCAAAGGGTGGACTTGGACTCAACACCCCTTTACATCCGGCCCTCGCTGACCTCGGCGCCCCGATCAAACCCGCCGACTCATCTCGATCAGCTCATGGCCAGCGGCCGGTTCCCGACTCCTCAAAGAACTCCAAACCAAAGCCCTTTGGCATGCCCGGATCTTCCAACGATGGCCCTCGACCAAACCCATATCTCGAGCCAAGCCATGGCCCAACAGGAAAGGCAAGAGAATCGCGACAGCTCATCTTCAACCAGAAAGGAAAATACATCGCCCAGGCACAAGCCCTCCGACGACAGGCCCAGCTGGAGGAAATGAAGAAGAGAATCGCCGATCAAGCACGCAAGGCAGGATTAGACGAAGACCGCGACGTGGAGAAGGCATTTGTGGTGGAAGCCCCCCCAGATCTGGAATGGTGGGACGAAGGTCTTATCGACGGCAAGGACTACAGCGGCTTCCCAGACTCGCTCAAGATCGACACTCCCGACAGTATCATCACTCTATATATCCAGCATCCCGTTGCAATCGAACCACCACAAGAGAAGCTGGCCCATGAGCCCAAGCCAATGTACCTGACGCCAAAGGAACAGGCCAAGCTCCGGAGAAACAGGCGCATGGCCGATCTCAAAGAAAAGCAAACCCTCATGAAACTCGGTCTCATGGAAGCTCCCCCGCCAAAGGTCAAACAAAAGAATTTGATGCGTGTACTCGGTGACGAGGCTGTTCGTGATCCCACGGCAGTCGAAGCCCGAGTCAGGAAGGAGATTGCGGCGCGTCTTGACAAGCACTTGGAGGCGAACGAGGAGCGCAAGTTGACAAAGGAGCAGCGGCATGAGAAACTCGCCGCCAACCAAGCAAAGGACGCAGCCAAGGGCATTCATATCCTGGTTTTCAAGATCAACAGTCTAGCCAACGGACAACACAGGTACAAGATCTCACTGAATGCACAGCAAAACGGGCTCAACGGAGTCTGTATCATGCATCCGAAATTCAACCTGGTGATTGTAGAGGGAGGCGAGCACAGTATCAACAACTACAAGAagctgatgacgaggagaatTGACTGGACAGAGGCTTTACCGTCGAGGGAAAGGAATGTTCAGGTTGGGGCGTACAACACTGCTACGCAGGCTAcggtgagggagtggttgAAACCAGAGGATGAAAAGGGGCAGCTGAAGGACTTGTCGGGGAATAAGTGTGTGTTGCTTTTCGAGGGAGAGACGAAGGCGCAGGCGTTCAAGAAGTGGGGGAGCAAGGTCTTTGAGACGGAtcaggaggcgagggagtttttggcgagggtgaagatggaTAGTTTTTGGACGCAGGCGAAGAATACCCCTTCTTAG
- the HHF1_1 gene encoding Histone H4 (EggNog:ENOG503P3ZX; COG:B) — MADKVVLPLLLVRILGRSKRQKIESGLAPEKNRCFPFSASSRKSRRVFLQPSVEKQFQGGVNTQSKHLTRVRVYL; from the coding sequence ATGGCTGATAAGGTGGTTCTGCCCCTCCTGCTGGTACGTATCCTGGGGAGAtccaaaagacaaaaaatCGAATCTGGACTAGCGCCAGAAAAAAACAGGTGCTTCCCCTTCTCTGCAAGCTCTCGAAAATCGAGACGCGTCTTCCTCCAGCCGTCAGTCGAGAAACAGTTTCAAGGCGGGGTCAACACGCAGTCCAAACACCTCACAAGGGTCCGTGTCTACCTCTAG
- a CDS encoding hypothetical protein (COG:H; EggNog:ENOG503P21S): MLTRVLQMATKPKITLFVDTVSPFAYAAYHILRNDPIFRNVEVEYIPIFLGGLMHKCGNTAPIKIKNKDKWINLERLRWSTLFSIPMFPASPDFPAPSLPIMRSLATLSPAQLTPALDLLFKKHWADGVATHKPEILKETLVELFGEEEASKVLEKAKTVGKEALIRNTDRAFDEGAFGLPWFSVTNAKGEREGFWGVDHLGQVVGFLGLEGELKTARRGEGTKGWRAVL, translated from the exons ATGCTAACCCGAGTACTCCAGATGgccaccaaacccaaaatCACCCTCTTCGTTGACACCGTCAGCCCCTTTGCCTACGCAGCATACCACATCCTCCGG AACGACCCAATCTTCCGCAATGTAGAAGTAGAATacatccccatcttcctGGGGGGCTTGATGCACAAATGCGGTAACACCGCTCCCATCAAAATCAAGA ACAAAGACAAATGGATAAACCTCGAACGCCTCCGCTGgtccaccctcttctccatccccatGTTCCCGGCCTCCCCCGActtccccgccccctccctacCCATAATGCGCTCCCTCGCCACGCTTTCCCCCGCCCAGCTCACACCCGCGCTggacctcctcttcaaaaAGCACTGGGCCGACGGGGTAGCTACGCACAAACCGGAAATCTTGAAAGAGACCTTGGTGGAgctgtttggggaggaggaagcgagtaaagtgttggagaaggccaagactGTTGGGAAGGAGGCACTGATCAGGAACACTGACCGGGCTTTTGACGAGGGGGCGTTTGGGCTGCCTTGGTTTAGTGTGACGAATGCtaagggggagagggaggggttttggggggttgatcaTTTGGGCCAGGTggtggggtttttggggttggagggggaattGAAGACTGctaggaggggggaggggactaaggggtggagggcagTTTTgtga
- the HHT1 gene encoding histone H3.1 (EggNog:ENOG503P1RT; COG:B) yields MARTKQTARKSTGGKAPRKQLASKAARKSAPSTGGVKKPHQRYKPGTVALREIRRYQKSTELLIRKLPFQRLVREIAQDFKSDLRFQSSAIGALQESVESYLVSLFEDTNLCAIHAKRVTIQSKDIQLARRLRGERN; encoded by the exons ATGGCCCGCACCAAGCAGACCGCCCGCAAGTCCACCGGTGGCAAGGCTCCCCGCAAGCAGCTCGCCTCCAAGGCCGCCCGCAAGAGCGCCCCCTCCACTGGCGGTGTCAAGAAGCCTCAC CAGAGATATAAGCCCGGTACCGTCGCTCTCCGTGAGATTCGTCGCTACCAGAAGTCGACTGAGCTTCTCATCCGCAAGCTCCCCTTCCAGCGTCTCGTTCGCGAGATTGCCCAGGACTTCAAGTCCGACCTCCGCTTCCAGTCTTCCGCCATTGGTGCTCTCCAGGAGTCCGTCGAGTCTTACCTCGTCTCCCTCTTCGAGGACACCAACCTTTGCGCTATCCACGCCAAGCGCGTCACCATCCAGAGCAAGGACATCCAGCTTGCCCGCCGCCTCCGTGGTGAGCGCAACTAA
- a CDS encoding hypothetical protein (EggNog:ENOG503NVF6; BUSCO:EOG092605OK; COG:K) — protein sequence MNISQPVSSTLDSVDFQFLTSDEIRAVSVKRIENPVTFDTLLNPVPGGLYDPALGSWGDAPCRTCGLNQAQCPGHPGHIELAVPCYHPVFMDQAFRFLRSMCIYCHHFRTARREIHRFACMLKLLQYGLLHEAQLVDAISESELGGEKLKSMRLPDIPNMDDEAEDEGSTTDVTMRAREAYVRQVLKEHRTRLSAGDIKRAKHEGAAEMRRALLKELFATLVKEKRCKSCDGISPTLRKDRYVKIFERGLSSKDKATMAQAGRKSRDALTMTNKNKKDADGEDEGVADMESEPEPEDEGEGDSLDEGGDVAMKDAETETQTKSKTKASAPQRFLNSMEVKGRLDLLFQAEREIMSLIFNTRPPTKASRSKPITADIFFIHTLMVPPNRMRPEARMGENQITEAEQNSLYKKIIEKSSAVGQISREIALGKKAVVQEGRRPRDLNHLYQAWTELQEAVNSLMDRDKNPIQGNAGKRNEEGIKQKLEKKEGLFRKNMMGKRVNFAARSVISPDPNIETSEIGVPPVFAVKLTYPEPVTHFNFKDLQQAVINGVEKWPGAAAIENENGQVVNLRNKSLEERVALANTLLAPSTNSFANLRGKKVLRHLTNGDVVLMNRQPTLHKPSMMGHRVRVLPGEKTLRMHYANCNSYNADFDGDEMNMHFPQNEIARAEALQLANTDSQYVSGTGGSPLRGLIQDHLSVSVILCNKDTFFSKGDYMQLVYAGLRPESGHITGEKILTVPPAMIKPRPLWTGKQVIDTVLKNIKPANCGDLWMQSGTKIKARSWGDHSPEEGEVAVRDGILVHGILDKSQLGSSDGGLVHAVHEVYGPGVAAKLLSCLGRLLTRYLAMVAFTCGMDDLRMTPKGEQDRKELIKEAKHIGLEVAAKYVSLEEQKPTKDDPLLLERLEEVLRDDKKQEGLELLTNQRVAKLSSEITRVCLPAGLEKPFPHNHMQSMTISGAKGSTVNANLISCNLGQQTLEGRRVPVMISGRTLPSFRPFDTDARAGGYIVQRFLTGIRPQEYYFHHMAGREGLIDTAVKTSRSGYLQRCLVKGMEGLAVSYDSSVRDSDGSVVQFLYGEDSVDITKQKYLNDFEFVLRNLDSELPQLRFHEDGTQALFENKDEIIKRMKSAIRSIGTRNPQDPVTSKLEPSRYGFATSEKFFNRMMDYLKTNKHGLIKEKGSKEKAGQISRKTAEKILAAKYIRSLVEPGEAVGITAGQSVGEPSTQLTLNTFHLAGHSAKNVTLGVPRLREILMTASANISTPSMTLVLNEELSEQDGERFAKSISVLPLSHVTKDATVVEKVGVGIAHKVAKTFDIRLRFFESEEYSKMYAISISDVLGTVEKKFIPLLCKIIQKELKKIDKQKGSASAPEIGVKVGTIETAAATSSGDREARGGDDDDDDDDEDDAGGAKRRANRSEAVSYGPNDDDDDAIQRQLQRETEEADDGEDDDEAYGGSPRPERRRDDKSLEAEAASRVKEKNEDVASFKADTVGGEWVKFTLEYPASMPKLLMLNLVQEAVNKAVIQEIAHIGNATLEPIKKRDPATGEEVIKELLVHTEGVNLRAMQLYADYINPNKLQTNDIAQVLEFYGVEAARANIVRELSGVFDSHGIAVDKRHLSLIADYMTRNGGFSPFNRIGLTGNVSPFTKMSYETTVGFLKDAVMDGEWDPLMTPSSRLVVGKLGGLGTGAFDLLTQVPTAHGVANF from the exons ATGAACATTTCACAGCCCGTGTCGTCGACTCTCGACAGCGTCGACTTCCAGTTCCTCACATCCGACGAGATCCGCGCAGTCTCTGTCAAACGCATTGAAAATCCCGTCACCTTCGACACACTTCTCAATCCTGTTCCAGGCGGTCTCTATGACCCAGCTCTCGGCTCATGGGGCGATGCGCC ATGCCGCACCTGCGGTCTGAACCAGGCACAATGCCCTGGTCATCCAGGTCATATTGAGCTTGCTGTACCTTGTTACCACCCAGTATTCATGGACCAGGCTTTCCGATTCCTTCGTTCCATGTGTATTTACTGCCATCACTTTCGAACGGCCCGCCGCGAGATCCACCGCTTTGCCTGTATGCTCAAGCTTCTTCAGTACGGCTTGCTCCATGAAGCGCAGCTGGTCGATGCCATCTCCGAGAGCGAACTCGGAGGAGAGAAGCTCAAGAGCATGAGGCTCCCCGACATCCCCAACATGGacgacgaggccgaggacgaggggagCACAACAGATGTCACCATGAGAGCTAGAGAAGCCTATGTTCGCCAAGTGTTGAAGGAGCACAGGACGCGCCTCAGTGCGGGCGATATCAAGCGAGCGAAGCACGAAGGTGCGGCCGAGATGAGGAGAGCCTTGTTGAAGGAGCTCTTCGCCACGTTagtgaaggagaagagatgCAAGAGCTGCGATGGCATCAGCCCAACGCTGCGCAAGGACCGCTATGTCAAGATCTTCGAGCGCGGCCTCAGTTCCAAGGACAAGGCCACTATGGCTCAGGCTGGGCGAAAAAGCCGCGACGCCTTGACCATgaccaacaagaacaagaaggatGCCGACGGTGAGGATGAAGGTGTTGCTGATATGGAAtcagaaccagaaccagaagatgaaggagagggggataGTCTCGACGAGGGCGGTGATGTGGCTATGAAGGATGCCGAAACCGAAACCCAGACAAAGTCGAAAACGAAAGCCTCAGCCCCCCAGCGCTTCCTCAACTCGATGGAAGTCAAGGGCCGcctcgacctcctcttccaagcCGAGCGGGAAATCATGTCGCTGATTTTCAACACTCGTCCACCGACCAAGGCTTCTCGCTCGAAGCCTATCACCGCCGACATCTTCTTCATTCACACGCTCATGGTTCCTCCAAACAGGATGCGCCCAGAGGCTCGGATGGGTGAGAACCAAATCACCGAAGCCGAACAAAACAGTCTCTACAAGAAGATCATTGAAAAGTCTTCCGCTGTTGGACAGATCTCTAGAGAGATTGCCCTCGGGAAGAAAGCCGTCGTTCAGGAAGGCAGGAGACCACGGGATCTGAACCACCTTTACCAAGCCTGGACTGAGCTTCAGGAAGCTGTCAACAGTTTGATGGATCGCGACAAGAACCCGATCCAGGGTAACGCTGGCAAGAGAAACGAGGAGGGTATCAAGCAGAAGCTtgaaaagaaggagggtcTGTTCCGCAAGAACATGATGGGCAAGCGTGTCAACTTTGCCGCTAGATCAGTCATCAGTCCTGACCCCAACATCGAGACGTCCGAAATCGGTGTCCCACCCGTCTTCGCGGTGAAGCTTACTTACCCAGAACCTGTTACTCATTTCAACTTCAAAGACCTCCAACAGGCCGTGATCAACGGTGTCGAAAAGTGGCCCGGTGCTGCGGCTATCGAGAACGAAAATGGCCAGGTTGTCAACCTGCGAAACAAGTCTCTGGAGGAAAGAGTAGCTCTGGCCAACACGCTTCTCGCCCCATCAACCAACTCCTTTGCCAATCTCAGGGGCAAGAAAGTACTCCGTCACCTCACCAACGGTGATGTTGTCTTGATGAACCGTCAGCCTACACTTCACAAGCCATCTATGATGGGTCACCGTGTCCGTGTTTTGCCAGGCGAGAAGACGTTACGTATGCACTACGCCAACTGTAACTCGTACAACGCCGATTTCGACGGTGACGAGATGAACATGCATTTCCCACAAAACGAGATTGCTCGTGCCGAGGCTCTCCAGCTTGCCAACACAGACAGCCAGTACGTCAGTGGGACAGGCGGCTCGCCGTTGCGCGGTTTGATTCAGGACCACTTGTCAGTTTCTGTCATTCTCTGCAACAAGGACACTTTCTTCAGCAAGGGCGACTACATGCAACTCGTGTACGCCGGTCTCCGCCCCGAAAGTGGGCACATCACGGGAGAAAAGATCCTGACAGTACCCCCAGCCATGATCAAGCCAAGACCACTGTGGACTGGAAAGCAGGTTATCGACACCGTTCTGAAGAATATCAAGCCGGCCAACTGTGGCGATCTCTGGATGCAGTCTGgcaccaagatcaaggcaaGAAGCTGGGGCGACCATTCTcctgaagaaggcgaggtcgCAGTCCGGGATGGAATTCTCGTTCACGGTATTCTGGACAAGTCACAGCTCGGTTCCAGCGATGGCGGCCTTGTCCACGCTGTTCACGAAGTCTACGGCCCCGGCGTCGCGGCTAAGCTGCTGAGTTGCCTGGGTCGCCTCCTCACACGCTATCTCGCCATGGTTGCATTCACTTGCGGAATGGATGATCTGCGTATGACACCAAAGGGCGAACAGGACCGCAAGGAGTTGATCAAGGAAGCTAAGCATATTGGTCTCGAAGTTGCGGCCAAGTACGTATCTTTGGAGgagcaaaagccaaccaagGATGACCCTCTGCTTCTGGAACGCCTCGAGGAAGTTTTAAGAGACGACAAGAAGCAGGAAGGCCTCGAGTTGTTGACCAATCAACGGGTCGCCAAGCTCTCTTCCGAGATCACAAGAGTCTGCTTGCCCGCCGGTCTCGAGAAGCCTTTCCCCCACAACCACATGCAGTCTATGACAATCTCTGGTGCCAAGGGTTCCACTGTCAATGCCAACCTGATCAGTTGCAACTTGGGACAGCAGACACTAGAAGGTCGTCGTGTGCCCGTCATGATTTCAGGTCGGACTCTACCCAGTTTCCGCCCCTTTGACACAGATGCACGGGCTGGTGGCTATATTGTGCAGCGTTTCTTGACTGGTATTCGCCCACAGGAGTACTACTTCCATCACATGGCCGGTCGTGAAGGTCTGATCGACACAGCCGTCAAAACGTCGAGATCCGGTTACTTGCAGAGATGTCTTGTCAAGGGAATGGAAGGCTTGGCTGTCTCTTATGACAGCTCTGTCAGAGACTCTGATGGGTCTGTCGTGCAGTTCTTGTACGGTGAGGATTCGGTCGATATTACCAAGCAAAAGTATCTGAACGATTTCGAGTTTGTACTGCGCAATCTGGACAGTGAGCTGCCACAGTTGAGGTTCCACGAGGACGGCACTCAAGCACTCTTTGAGAACAAGGATGAGATCATCAAGCGGATGAAATCGGCCATCAGGTCGATTGGCACCCGCAACCCACAAGACCCCGTCACGTCCAAGCTTGAGCCTTCCCGATATGGTTTTGCCACTTCGGAGAAGTTCTTCAACCGCATGATGGACTACCTCAAGACAAACAAGCACGGTttgatcaaggagaagggatCCAAGGAGAAAGCCGGCCAGATCTCCCGCAAGACCGCCGAAAAGATTCTGGCAGCCAAGTATATCAGGTCTCTTGTTGAGCCCGGCGAGGCTGTCGGTATCACAGCAGGCCAGTCTGTCGGTGAACCTTCGACTCAGCTGACGCTCAACACGTTCCATTTGGCTGGTCACAGTGCAAAGAACGTCACACTGGGTGTGCCTCGTCTTCGTGAAATTCTCATGACGGCCTCTGCCAACATCAGCACTCCATCGATGACACTTGTTCTCAACGAAGAGCTTTCGGAACAGGACGGTGAGCGGTTCGCCAAGAGTATCAGCGTCCTGCCTCTATCGCACGTCACCAAGGATGCAACTGTGGTGGAAAAGGTCGGGGTTGGCATCGCCCACAAGGTGGCCAAGACCTTTGATATCAGACTGCGCTTTTTCGAGAGTGAGGAATACTCCAAGATGTACGCCATCTCGATTTCCGATGTGCTCGGAACCGTAGAAAAGAAGTTCATCCCGCTGCTTTGCAAGATCATCcagaaggagctcaagaagattgACAAACAGAAGGGATCTGCATCGGCGCCTGAAATCGGTGTCAAGGTTGGCACTATtgagacggcggcggcaacctcTTCGGGCGACAGGGAGGCTCgcggtggtgacgatgacgatgatgacgacgacgaggatgatgccgGCGGTGCCAAGCGGAGAGCCAACCGGTCCGAGGCTGTTTCTTATGGTCccaacgatgacgacgacgatgccATTCAGAGGCAACTGCAGCGGGAGACTGAAGAGgccgatgatggggaggacgatgacgaggccTACGGCGGCAGCCCGCGACCCGAGCGCCGGCGCGACGACAAGAGCCTTGAAGCTGAGGCAGCCTCCCgtgtcaaggagaagaacgAGGACGTAGCATCGTTCAAGGCCGATACTGTCGGCGGCGAATGGGTCAAGTTCACCCTCGAATACCCAGCCTCCATGCCCAAGCTGCTTATGCTCAACCTCGTCCAGGAGGCGGTCAACAAGGCCGTCATCCAGGAGATTGCGCACATTGGCAATGCGACCCTTGAGCCTATCAAGAAGAGAGATCCCGcgactggggaggaggtgatcaAGGAGCTGCTGGTCCACACCGAGGGTGTCAACCTGAGGGCTATGCAGCTGTATGCTGATtacatcaaccccaacaagcTCCAGACCAACGACATTGCCCAGGTGCTCGAGTTTTATGGTGtcgaggcggcgagggcgaaTATTGTGAGGGAACTGTCGGGCGTTTTCGACTCTCACGGTATTGCTGTCGACAAGCGCCATTTGAGCTTGATCGCCGATTACATGACCAGGAATGGCGGGTTCAGCCCTTTCAACCGCATTGGTTTGACGGGCAATGTCTCGCCTTTTACCAAGATGAGTTATG AAACTACCGTCGGCTTCCTCAAGGATGCGGTCATGGACGGTGAATGGGATCCCCTCATGACACCTTCGTCGAGACTGGTTGTGGGTAAATTGGGTGGCTTGGGAACTGGAGCGTTTGACTTGCTCACGCAGGTACCGACTGCTCATGGAGTGGCCAATTTTTAG